From the Ignavibacteria bacterium genome, the window ATCAGGGGAATGATTGGACAGATAGTGGAAGTCTCCTCTCAAGAACTAGAGTTGTATCCTTTGCGAAAATTGCAACGCATCTGTTTGCGGCAACAAATGGGGTGGGGGTGATACATTCGCCCGACGATGGCATTACATGGGATACGGTAGACAATGGCTTACCTGATACTACAGTCAACACTCTCCTCGCAAGTGGTAATGCTCTGTTTGCGGGTACACGGTCAAGGGGAGTGTATGTCTCTTCAAACTATGGGGCGAGCTGGAGTCCTTCCAATAATGGTTTGACAGACACCACAGTTGCGTCGTTGATCGAGCATGGCAAGTATCTTTTTGCCTCAACGCCTAACCAGGGAATCCTCCGCTCATCTGATCAAGGTGCTTCATGGACAGAAGCCAATATTGGATTTTCAGGCACATCTTTAGTTCGCTCCATACTGAGCAGGGGAGAATATCTTTTTGCTGGAACCGACAAGGGGGGTGCATACCGACATAATGGGGTGAATTGGCGTTCAACAAAGGTTGGTCTTCAAACTGAGTATGCCAGCTCTTTGGCGGTTCAAGACTCAGTCTTGTTTGTTGGAGTCTTTCGCGTGCAGGCTGCGAATCAACGAGGTGGCGTATTCCGTTCCTCCGACGATGGTGATTCGTGGCGTCCATACAACACTGGCCCTAGCAGTGATGTTTGGAGCCTAGCCGTCAACGATGCAAATGTGTTCGCCGGAACGCAGATTGGTGTGTATCGTTCCACTGATTATGGAGATAATTGGAACGCTGCCAATGGCCCAATTAAAGGCGGAATGGGGATAGAAATGAGATATCAGTACATCTTATCTCTCGCTTCTATAGGGACAACGATATTTGCGGGGGGAAATAGAGATGTCTTTGTATCTACAAACTACGGATCGACTTGGAGTTTTGTGAGATTCAATGTACCCACGGACAGAATTAGGTCTCTGGCTGCTATTGGAACAAATATGTTTGCTACAACCGTTAACGGGGGAGTGTTTCGTATCTCAGGAAGCGGTGATACCTACACCGCGGAATCGGCTGGTCTATCTGGGAAGACCGTAAACTCTCTTGCAGTTAGTGGCACGAATCTCTTTGCAGGAACGGTTGATGGGGGAGTCTTTCTGACAACTGACATGGGTAAAACGTGGACGTCTATTAATGATGGCCTCCCTTATTCGTCGGTTACTGCATTAGCAATACATAAAGGAAATCTATATGCGGGTGCAGCATCAATCGTCGAGTTCTGGCATGGCGCGGGTGTCTTTGTTCGCCCCCTTTCTGAGATTGTAACAACGGTAAATGAAACATCCGCAAGCGAGTTGACTCCATTGCTTCAATCTCAGAACTTTCCGAATCCCTTCACTAATGTGACAGACATTGAATTCACGTTGAGAGAATCTGCACACGTTACCATTACGATCTACAATGCACTCGGTGCAATTGTGCAGACAATAGCGTCCAAGGAATTTCCGGCAGGTCACAACACTGCAACATGGGATGCATCCTCCCATGAAGTCGGTCTGTATTTCTATCGCATAATTGTTGGGTCGCAAAGTGAGACCAAGAGTCTCTTGATCATGCGTTAGCGGGTGGCCTCCACGGTTATTCCACTCGTACCTACCTCTCCACTTCGTGTCGTGGTTCCTTTAAAACGTGACAGATGTCATGGGCTATTGCTCCGGGTCGACGTAGATTTCACCACCAGTTGAACGTGATGAGTCATCACACCCGTGCGTGTTTATGCAGGAGGAGCTATGCTGAAGATCATAATCTCAATTGTCGTTGTAGCTGCTCTCATCATCGGCATTGTCTACGCATGGGGATACTATCGATGGGCAACGCGTACAGAATCGTTGCGCTCAAAGCTCTATGGAACAATGCAGAGCCCCATTCCCGCAACGTATGACCCACACGAGCTTGACAGTCTTCCGTCATGTGTGCAGCGATACCTGCGTTTGGTGCTTGTGCCTGGTCAGCCCATCATACGCGAGGTCTACCTCGAGCATGAGGGAGAGATGGACATGTCGCAAGACAAGTGGGTACCATTCACCTCAAAGCAATACATCTCCACACGTGAGCCCGGTTTTATCTGGGACGCGCGCATTGCTATGTTCCCCGGCATCAAGGCACACGTCCACGATGCCTTTGTAGATGGCAAGGGGCTCCTTCACGCCTCAGTGATCGGACTCATCACCATGATGGAACAATCCGGCAGTGCCTTCGACTACGGCGAGTATCTACGGTGGTGTGCGGAGTCCGCGTGGTACCCAACCGCCATGTTGCCGAGTCAGGGGGCGTCATGGCAGCCCCTTACCGACACCTCTGCCCGTGTGACCTTCAAAAACGGATCGTTAACTGCCACCCTCACCGTCACATTCAGTCCAGACGGACTCATGAGTACCATCCGAGCCGAAGACCGCGGCAGGGAAGTGAACAGTCAGACCATCCCCACCCCCTGGGAAGGCCGATGGAGTAACTACATCCGCATGAACGGCATGCTTGTGCCGGGTACCGGTGAAGTAGCGTGGATTCTGGAGGAGGGAAGGAAGGTGTATTGGAAAGGCCGAATAGCGAATAGCGAATAGCGAATAGCGAACAGCGAACAGCGAACAGCGAACAGAGAACAGCGAACAGCGAACAGCGAACAGAGAACGTCATCCCGAGCGGAGTCGAGCGATTGTTTTCGTCTAGAGATACAAGGTCCTTCTGGATGGAACGCACTAAAGCAATCCTTCTGATCCAACAATAACTGAACCTTCCCATTGTACTTGGCCCCCTATACCGCCTTCACCCCAATGTCACGGAGATACTTATATGTGCCATCATAGAACGCGGGCTTGCGGGTAATGTCTTGCTCGGAGCCGTGGGGGACGCAGATTACCATGCCCTGGCGGGCGCGGGTGAGGAGGACGCGGTAGGCATTTAATTGGTAGGCTTGACGATCGGGGTGCTTGACGTTTGTCCACCGGTCGCCTCGGAATGAAAACTGCTGCCAAACATTGCGAGTATTTGCGTGACGGAAGTCTGCATCCCATGCAATACATGTCCAGTCAAGCTCTAATCCCTGCACATCAAACTCTGTTGCAACAGTCTCAAGAAAATATGAGGAACGTACATCTTGCTTGGCGTTCAAGAACCAATGTACGGGGTTGATCTTTGACGTTACATCTATCGCATAGGGACGGAGCCGCTGCGCAGCACTCGATGCGAGTATCCCATACCGCTCACTACCACGAGCACGTTCTTTCACCCACTGCTTGGCAGCAGCAACATCGCGTGTTACGACTATGGGGAAGCTCTTCTGTATTTGAGCAAGTAGCGTCGATGCCTCGGTGTCGAAACGAAGAAGCGCATTTACAAAGCCGGACACAGACTCGGAACGAAACGACCGCACGGATGCAGACAGATGGAGCGCAGGCATGTGTGTAAACACGCCGCGCTGAGTAAGATCTTCAAGGGGCTCGTGTGTTCCACTCTCACTCAATGCGAGATGCGATGACGCATACACCTTCCAGTTATGGAAGCGAGATCTACACGCCTCAAGCCACGCCGCAATGCCGGCCTCCCCACGGTTGATCTCTTGTCCATTGCCAACCAGACAAACTATCACTGCCCACTCGTGGTGACGGTCCATGCAGGAAATGAGAAACTCGGGCTCGGAATGATCAAAGTCTTTTACGCCCTTCTTGCTCGACATAAACCGCTTCGTCATCTCCCTGTTCCACGCACGCTGCGCTTCGTCGAACACCACGATCTGTTCTGCAGGAGGCTCCTCGGAATGCACTCCTTCGTCACGGAAGTGGTGAACATTTTGAATAAAGGACTTAACGCTATGCTCAGCCGACTTCTTTGTCTTCCTCTCACCTCGTTCCTTAGCCTGCCGAACAGCATCACGCGTCAGCGCCTCGCGTAAAACGGCTACGAGTGGGGCATTACCGGAGAGATACACGCAGTGTTGCTTTGTTTCTTTGTCGATGGAAGTTGTTGCAAGATCGAGCCCAATAAGTGTCTTGCCTGCACCGGGTACACCGGTGACAAAACAAATTGCTTTTTCGCCCCGGGACCTCGTCGCATGTATGACATCGATCAGCGACGATGCCGTTTTCGACAGCGCACCCTCTCCTGCGGTACTGTTTGTGATCTCGCTTATGTTGTGTCTACGATACAACGCACGTGCAGCCTCGATGATCGTCGGTGTAGGCTCATACGCCCCTTTCGACCAAGTTTGAGCATCGATGTTGGGGCCAGATGAAGAACCAAGTACGAGGTCAATGAAGGAGCGCAAATGCGAAGCAGATGTAATAGCCACGTTTAGCATTCGCTCATCCACTGGGTCGAAGCGGACCACCGGTTTTGCCTTCCCAGCTTCTGTGACAAGCAATGGAGCCAGCACTACGTCATGCGATGGTCGATGGAAATATCGCAGATCCAACGCGTAGTCGGTTACCTGGTCCATCGCCGCAGAAGATGTTGTGCCCGAACCCGTCTTAAATTCAAGCACAAACACAACGTGTTTGATGACGGCCACCACGTCAATACGTGACGCAAGTCGCGGCACATCAAACTCAAAGAAGAGATGCCCATCGTGGTCTGAACCAGCGAACGTATCACTTAGCGCCTGCACGGTATCATCCCAGGCCGTAAGCTGCTCTCCCGTCTGCTCCGGTGGTGCCACAGAGCGCAATCGTGCCTGCAGTGTCGCCACGGACTCCCTGCGTAACTCCTCGAGCGATACTGACAGCAAGGAACGATTCATGTTTGGAAGATCGGGGATATGGGGCGACTAGCCAAATGGAAGCACCAATAAAGAGTAGCGAATAGCGAATTGTCAGTCCTAGCTGTGGTCTGTTGCGTATTGACTTTCAGTGAAGAAGTCTAATTACCCACTGTATACACTCCACTTCATTCACGATGGACCAGGAGTGGGGATGACGTTGACCGTTAGATCTGTAGCCTGTTTGATATGTCTGCATGAACTCGGCGCGGGTGTTGCCCATTAAGACGAGGCGATTGATGAGCTCAGATGTTACTTCGTAGTTCGAGAGATGCACGGTTTGGTTGCGGTTTATGATACGCCAGGCAATGTCCACGTCGTGATAGGTTCGGACGGCGATGTTTGCGAGGTAACGTTCGTTCTGACTGAGTGAAGGATCCATACTGAAGGCTGTGAGCTTGGCATATGTTCTGATGTTCTCTCTTGGTATGCCGTAGTCACTCTTGATGAAGTTAATCGCACGCTGAGCCTCCTCGACGGCGAGATCGGAGTACTTGTTCTTCAAAGCAAGCTCCAACAAGTCATAGACTGTGAAAATGTCGATGGGGGAGTCAACTGTGAACACTCCAGCCGGACGGATCGGTGACTTCTCCGGGTGCTCGGCACAGAGTTCCGCATACCGCATTGCGATCATTCCACCGGCGGAGAAGCCCCCTAACACAAAATTGTCGGGTGAGACGGAGTATCGCCTTCGGACATCACTGATCACTGACGTTAAGCGACCTTGCGTAACGCTATCTGCGTAGAGCTTGTTGCCACAGGCGAAGAATACCGTCAAGAGCCTGTTGGTATAGGCGACGTTGTGGAGCTTCGTTTCCGGAGGCGTGTCCTCGGCTTGTTGTCCGAAACCAGCCAATAGAATGAGTACACCGGCGATGGAGTCACGCTCCCTTGGCTCTACAACGAGGTAATGTCCGAAGGTGCTATCTCTGTCGTCGAACGAGATCTTCTGGATGGTCTGCGCACTCATCGACAGCGTGAAGAGTGCGATCGCGAATGGAAATGTTATATATCTCATGAGAATTCTACTTCTAGTTCTTAAGAACGGCTACATACGCTGCCTTGCCGATGTCGTTGAGGGTTTGGTCGGGGTGACGTTTGAATTCGTATGGGTGACCCTAGTAGATGACCTTGTCACTTTCGAACACGACGTAGAACTCCGCAGACTTGGATCCGATCACCTGAGGAAACATCATGACACGATAGTCACTAGTGGTATGCCCCGGAACGGTAAATGGCACATCTATCGTTGGGCGAATTGATGTAAAGGGAAGTACCGTTGATGCTGTCATGCCCTTGTTGATCATTTCCGCTTCTGCAAAGGAGTATGTCTTGCATGAGGTAGCAACAACTGCAATGGAGAGGAAGATAGGGAAGGACTTCACCATTTGTTGGATTTTGATATCTGGGTAATACGCACACCGAGAGCGGCTATTCTGTCGTCCTCGCACTTTTTAAAGTCGGGACCAAAGCCCCAATATTGAAGTCTTTCGTACTCATAGAGGACCACCACTGGCGATCGTTCGATCATCTACGACAAACGGATACAGCTCTATTTGTCGATATCCGAATACAACAATTGATTCTGACTGCTACAAGACGCCATCAGAGTGGCGAGCATGATCGTAGAGAACGTGAAAAGGACATTCATACTGTCACTTCGTCATTTCCACGGCGATCCTGCCGATTTCGTTTAGGCGTGGATCTGGATGTCGATTGAACTCATATGGGTGACCCCAATACAAGAGCTTGTCGTTTTCGAAAACAGCGATGTAATCCGACTTCGGCTTACTTACAAACAACGAAGAGAAATCACTGCTCGTACGACCGACTGACATTTCAAACACCATGGCGATGATCGTGTTGTTCGACCCCTGAGGAACTGCAAACGTCACGGTCTGCCTCGGCTCAACTGATAGCACCTCGCTAACGCTGGCAGAAGTCATACCCTTTTGAAGTCTGTTCGCTTCTGAAAGACTCATGGTTGAAGATGCGCACGAAACAAACAACAACGATGTCGCGCTCAGTGCTATCACAATACAGAATATCTTCATTAGGGAGCTTCCTTGAAAAAGAGGTCATGAACGAACGGTGCAACTCGTTGCATCTCATCGTCTTCAGACTTCGAAAAGTCGCCGATCATACCCCAGTATCTAAGCTTATCCTTCTCGAAGAGGCAAACAAAGATGTTTGTGATGTCTGTGGTAGTGGTGATTGGCTCTGTTCTATACGTGCCGGCCGCCACATTTCCCGTACTAGACGGGTAGTACGATGTGGATTGATATTGTAATGTGACGATGGAATACTCGTCGATCACATACGACTGTCCACCAACCAAGATCGTGTCCCTCTTCTTCGGATTCTTGGTGATCTCGCGCGCCACCTGTTCGTGCGTCATGCCTTTCTGCAACGTTCGTAGATTTTGATAGGTTATCATCCCCGGTTCGCACCCGAGAACGACAAAGACCAATGCTACGAAGACCAATGTGTGGTGTTTTTGCATGTCGGAAAGATACGAGTTACTCCACCACCAAGAACTCCTGCAAACCTGCCGGCACGTGATGTTCACCGCCATTAAGCTCGATCCGACGGAGAAGTCGGCCGCGTAGGTCGTAGAGTGCGCATGTTCTGCGTTGTCCATCAATTGGGAGTCGCACGATGAAGCCGGTGGTGGTGCGTGTGATGGATCGATGTTCGTTCGTGACGTTCTCAAACACACTGGTTACGGTAGCCCCCTCATATGCTCCGATGCTAGGGGGCGATACATAACGTTTGTTGCGTTTATCTTGTGCGGGGCCTACGCTGATCTGCCCCTTACCTACTGCCGGACTAATCGAGCTGATCGAGAAGTCAGTTGTCGGGTTGATAAAGAGTGGGTCTTCGCCATAGATAGACGCGCTCTCTACAACTGGCGCGATGTTCTCGTTGGAACGTGATGGCACATCTGAGTTGTACCAGAGGTTGTGCGAAACAAGAAACGTTTCGGGCGCAGTGTTGGGCCCAACATTGAAATGTGCATTGAGTGTGTTTCGAAAAACGATGATATTATTCTGAATGGAGATTTTGCCACATGGCATAAATCGAGATGTATCCACGTTCTCTTGAAGAATGCGAAACGGCCAGGCTGTTGGGTTAACGATGGTGTTATTCACCACCCAAGAACCCACGGCACCGGCAAAGGCAATGGATGCACGACATCCCAAAAAGGTATTGGTGTAGACATGGATGCGCACGGCTTCGTATCGGGCGTCTGCTGGACGGAAGAAGGGGAGTCCGGTTGATCCGCCAATATTGATCCCTCTGTCACCACAATTCTCAAAGGTGTTCGAAATGATATCAATGTCTTGTGAACCACCCTTGGCCTGAATGCCTCCGTCTGTTGTGCCGCGAAGAAGGCAATTGTAGATGAATCCGCCGTGACAGCCAACGAGGTCAATACAAAGGCTTTTAACGGGACCACGATCGAATCTACAGTTTTCGATACCGAAGAAATTCACTCCAGCCATCTTTAAGAAATTTGTGTTCACATTGCTCGCCCCCTCCATATCCTCAAACACAATGTTGCGGACGATAATGGTTTCAGACGGAGTTCCGATCGTGCCTCCGTCATCAAAGAACAAGGCATTGCCTTTCTGACCACGCATTGTGAAGTTCTGCACAGTGAGGTACGAACAATCAACGAACTGCATGGAGGACGACGGACCACTGATGATGACAGAATCCTGCGAGACACCCTCGATGACGATCGGCCTTTCCCACGTGCCTTTCTTCTCAACGATATAGGTCGACGTGGTATACGTCCCCGGATGTATCAGCACCGTATCACCCGGCTGTGTCTGCACAATAGCCGACTGGATCGTTGGATAGGTCTTGCCCACACCAACATTCAATGTGGTAGCGATAAGGGGCAGGCCCGGAACGAACAATGCCAGTGCCGTAAGCAGGAGGAGGGAGCGTGTGGTCATTTTTATCATGGTGCATTTTAACACCTATCAATATAAAATAGCCGCTTCAACCCCTCGTCAGGTGAACATGATCAAACCCATCGCCTGTTTCGCCGTGATCCTGTTGACCTCGTGTACAACCCCATCAGTTCGCACCATAAAGGTCATTGGTGAGGCCAAGCGCTTTGTGACGCCCACGTCGGCATTCGTCGGTTTGAATGTGGAGTGCAAACGTTCAACACCATTGCAAGCAAGTCTTGCCCTCGATTCAAGCATGCTGTTGGTACAATCCTATTGTCGGCGAGCCAACGTACCACCAACAGACCTAAGTTCTGAAACCTATGATGTATCGGAGCATTTGGTTCGTCGACGAACAGGACCGAACAACCACGAGCTCGATTCCTCCAGTGGTTGGAGGGCGATGACCGCTGTATCGGTTCATGTAAAGAGGTTACCAGAGATCGATAGTCTTGTGACGGGATTAACGGCAATACACGGACTCACAGTTGTTGGCATCTCCTTCCATCTTGATAGTACGGAACGAATCAACGACACGCTTCGACGTGAGGCGATCAAAGACGCACGTTCTCGTGCTGAGGCAATGGCACAAACACTCGGTTGTTCAGTGGGGGATCCGATCTCGATCGAAGACGGAGGAACACGGATCCTTCGAGGCGCGGATGTTAATGATCAAGGCTTACGGCCTCGCTTCTTTGGCATCAATGGACGTAGTTCGACCAGAGATCTGCTTTCTGGAATCGGCGGAATCGTCCAAGACTCTCATGATGTGACAGACTATTCTCTTTTCGGAAATGCCATCGCTCCAGGACTATTCCTTGTCACTCGAGGCTGCAACGCTGAGTTTGTTCTTGAATGCAACAAGTGAACACCAATGTGCAGGCACTACACTCGAACCGGCACCCCTTCTCTAGCGTAGCGTGAGAGAAGGGGACGGGGGATGAGTTTCGTACTAAAACGCGGTCCCTCGACTTCGCTCGGGATGACGGTGCTCATTGAATTGTCGAACGAGGTCCCTCGCTTCGCTCGGGATGACGCAGACTTCGCTCGACGTCTAAATGAAGAAACGCGAGCACCATCCATGATGGTGCTCGCGTTTCTCTTGTAAACAATCCAGGCGAGCGGCGTCATCCCGAGGAGCGGAGCGACGAGGGACCTATCAAGAAATGGCGTAACGACAAAATGACTGCACTGTCTGTACCGGCTCCCGTCCCTCGAACACGCCCGGGATGGCGCTGTGACGATCTGTCATGCCGCCATACCGTCATACCGTCATTTCGTCATACCGTCATACCGTCATTTCATCATTACGAGCGAAGCGAGTGAAGTCATTTCGACATCGGGCTAAAGTCCGATGCTATTCCCTCCGTACCTTTGCTGATAAGGCCTCTTCACATATCAGTGTTGTAGCGGGGGATTTGCGTGTACTGTCGACGAGTTCTTGTAATTATGATGGTGGTCGGCAGTGCAATCACTGTTCATGCCCAAGATCGAGTGGGGTATGGACTTTGGATGAACGCGGCCTTTCTTCTGCCAAATGCTGACTTTCGGGCATTCCCTGGGGTCCCAAGTTGCTGTCCGGCCTATGTTGATGGCTCAGGCAATGGATTCCTCGCCGGTGTCTCAATGGATGTACCGATCGTTTCGAACTTTCGGTTGACTCTCCGAGCTGGTTTTTCCATTGCCAACCAGATTCTGTCTCGAGACGAAGAAACAGTCGTCTCTGGTAACCGCCCGGGCGTATTCAGACATTCAGTTGATGCCTCATTGAATGATGTGGTTTTTGAGCCCCTTCTAAAATATTCGATCGCGTCTCCAGTGTGGATCTTGGGGGGTCTTCAGGCAACGTTTGCTGTGAGGCGGTCATTCTCGCAATCAGAGCAGATCATACAACCACTGGACGAAGTGTTCCCCAACGGATCGAGCACTCAAAACGAAGTATCGAACGCTGATATCCCAAATGCACGAGCATTCGGGCTCTCTCTTCTGATAGGCGCTGGCATTGATCTTCCTCTCAACACCAGTGCCACTGTAGTGCTATCGCCTGAGATCTTGTATTCCTATGGGCTAACAAATCTCGTTGATGAAGTATCCTGGAAAAATAACGCCGTGAGGATTGGTGCTACCTTGGCATGGATGCCCATTCCACCTGTGATGATGTATGAGCGTCAAGACCGCGATGTCATAGACACTGTGATTCGTAGATCTCGAAGGATCGTAGAATCTGTCCTTGTCCAAGGAACTGAGAGTATCAGAGAAGAGATTCTTACCAAGGATACGCTAACGATCACTATTCATACGAATACTCGCACAGACACACTATTCATCCCTGATGGATACCCAGCGGACATTGCTGGCGATGGAGAGGTGTCGATATCAACATCAACGACGATCGTACAACACTACACGCCTTTGCTGAACACGATCTACTTTGACGACGGACAAGAAGTGATCCCTGACCGTTATGTTCGGTTGGGACGAGAGACAACTGCAGCCTTTGCAGACAGCATTAGGCTCATGCGGACTCCTATTCAAGCACATCGCTCAATGCTAAACATTATCGGCTATCGTTTGCAACAGGACAGTCGCGCAGTTGTGACAATAGCGGGTGCTACTTCTATGGAAGGGGCAGATCTGGTTTCACCGCAGATTGCTCTTCGTAGGGCACAGGTCGTACGCGATTATTTGGTGACAGTGTGGAAGATCGAACGGGATCGGATACGTGTGACAGCCGAAGATCTACCGTTGAAGGCCGCACGCCGCGGCACAGCAGCAGGGGATGCAGAGAACCGACGTGTTACGATCACGTCAACAGACTATTCCATTGTGAGGCCAATCTCTCTGCTTGATACAGTCCTGCTATCAACTGGGATAGCTAAGGCTTCAGTTTATGGCGAAGCTGTTCGACAGCCAGGCACGATCAGCGTCAAGATCGGCGATCTCGATTTCGGACCAGATCAGCCGTATGAAAAGAGCCTTACATCTGAACAATGTAGGATCTTGCGTGAACAAGAAGCGGTCGTACTTTCTGTGAACTATACGGATGAATTCGCGAGAGTGACAAAGGCGCAACGAACTATACCCATTGAGCAAACGAGAATGAAGGACAGTGTTCCTGCCGTTCGTAGGCATACACTTGCCATCTTTCCCATCGGCACAACAAACCTCGATAGTCGTCAGAATGAATCAATCGGACAGTTCGCTCGCACGGTAGGTTCGGAAGACGTAGTCGAAGTGTTTGGCTATGCAGACAATGTGGGTGACGCTCGACGGAATCAACAGATCGCAAATGAGCGCGCAGAGGCCGTTGCTCAAGTATTAAAATCGGCAGGTGTTTATCCGATCATAAAGGGAATCGTCGTCGATGCCAGCAGTATTGACGGCCAGCCTGAGTATCGAGTGCTTCAACGAAGTGGAGAAGTAGTGCTCAGGAGGAATTCTCGATGATATACCTTGCACTCAGCACCTTCCTTTTGACAATAGTCTGCTCCATAAATGCGTTGAGTCAGACTCTCCATCTCTCAGACTTCGATCTTTCTAGATTCCCTCGTGTATCTGCCCAACTTCATGGGTATGATACAAGCCATCGGCCTGTGGCAATTGATGGGGCGTCTTTAACCTTACAGGAAGATGAGAGAGTCCTATCGGCACGTGTCAGAAGTTGTGATCAGTCTTCATTGCCTAAGAGAGTATCGGCGGGTATCTTCATGTTTGAGCCTGTAGCGGAGGTATATCAATCGTCTAAGCAGGAGATATTCTTTCGAGTAGGAGAGGGGTTGATTAGGGACTCCAGTGAAGTCTTGCTTGGCAGTTGCAGATATTCTCAGGAGAGAAACGCTCCACAGTACACAACGGATACTACAACCTTACGAGCCATGCTACGAGAGTTCGTGATCTTTCAGAACTGCCATGAAAGACCAAGTGGAGTTGAGAAGTTCCTCAAAGCATCAGATTCTGCACGATACAAGCCGATACTCGTTCTCATTGCGAATAGTGGTATCCGAATAAGTCTTAATGCAAAGTACATCCGTGATCTTGCCTTGCAGGCTCTTAATGTGAATTGCTCTGTGTATCTCGTCGACATCGGAAGCGGCCTCTATAATGGTATCGACAGTCTCTGTCGACGGTCGGGTGGTTTTTCTGTTAGACTACGATCAAGTTCGGATTCTGAACTACAAGCAGCTCTGACCAAGGTCTTCACTCATGCTCAGCGTACGAATGGATGCACAATCGAATGGGTCTCACCCGATCATTGTAGTAGCTCGTATCGAAATGTCACAGTCGAGGCATCGACCGGCGCTACGAAGTATATGTACCATGTACCTCCTACGGTGTTGCCTCTCGTACGACATGAACCATTCATAGTGTCCTTTCCCGATGGTGTGCCTGGAGTACGTCGTGATACGACGATTGTGATAATCGCTAGGCGGGGCAATCTTACGGTCAAGGGAATATTCTCGACAAACGATCAATTCACGATCGAACCGACCACATTCTCAATTGCAGAAGGCGATTCTATCTCGTTACGCGTGGCATATACGCGAAAGGATCGCGAGTGGTGCTATAGCCAGTTCACGTTGAACACCGAGAGTTGTCCGTACGAATTCATTGTGTATGCAGATGCAGCTAAGGATGAAAAAAGATGGTCTCCGTATCCCGTGATTAGCCTCATGTCACCGAAAGTTGGTGACACGTTAGGGATCGGCGAAACCGTCGACCTCTCTTGGGTGGGAGGTGACAGCAGCGAACCTGTCCGCATTGCGTATCGACTAGGTCCCAATATTCCGTGGACTACCATTGCAGACTCAGTAGTGGGTAGGTCATACAAGTGGAAGATCCCAAATAGCCCTACTAACGTTGCAGAACTCCGAGTTCAGCCACGCGGTCAATCGCGACGTTCCCCTGCGATGTTCCAAACGAGAGTTGACCTGACGTCATATTCTCAGGGAGTCAACATTGATAAGCACGGGAATATCTACTTCACAGGGAGGGGATACGAGCCATTCATGTTTGGAGACTCGGCGATCACTTCAAGCGGTGGGGCAGGCCTCATACCGTTCGCTATGAAGCTTGATTCTATGTGTAGGATCAAGTGGTTAGCACAACACC encodes:
- a CDS encoding SIMPL domain-containing protein, whose protein sequence is MIKPIACFAVILLTSCTTPSVRTIKVIGEAKRFVTPTSAFVGLNVECKRSTPLQASLALDSSMLLVQSYCRRANVPPTDLSSETYDVSEHLVRRRTGPNNHELDSSSGWRAMTAVSVHVKRLPEIDSLVTGLTAIHGLTVVGISFHLDSTERINDTLRREAIKDARSRAEAMAQTLGCSVGDPISIEDGGTRILRGADVNDQGLRPRFFGINGRSSTRDLLSGIGGIVQDSHDVTDYSLFGNAIAPGLFLVTRGCNAEFVLECNK
- a CDS encoding OmpA family protein — protein: MNAAFLLPNADFRAFPGVPSCCPAYVDGSGNGFLAGVSMDVPIVSNFRLTLRAGFSIANQILSRDEETVVSGNRPGVFRHSVDASLNDVVFEPLLKYSIASPVWILGGLQATFAVRRSFSQSEQIIQPLDEVFPNGSSTQNEVSNADIPNARAFGLSLLIGAGIDLPLNTSATVVLSPEILYSYGLTNLVDEVSWKNNAVRIGATLAWMPIPPVMMYERQDRDVIDTVIRRSRRIVESVLVQGTESIREEILTKDTLTITIHTNTRTDTLFIPDGYPADIAGDGEVSISTSTTIVQHYTPLLNTIYFDDGQEVIPDRYVRLGRETTAAFADSIRLMRTPIQAHRSMLNIIGYRLQQDSRAVVTIAGATSMEGADLVSPQIALRRAQVVRDYLVTVWKIERDRIRVTAEDLPLKAARRGTAAGDAENRRVTITSTDYSIVRPISLLDTVLLSTGIAKASVYGEAVRQPGTISVKIGDLDFGPDQPYEKSLTSEQCRILREQEAVVLSVNYTDEFARVTKAQRTIPIEQTRMKDSVPAVRRHTLAIFPIGTTNLDSRQNESIGQFARTVGSEDVVEVFGYADNVGDARRNQQIANERAEAVAQVLKSAGVYPIIKGIVVDASSIDGQPEYRVLQRSGEVVLRRNSR